In one Terriglobia bacterium genomic region, the following are encoded:
- a CDS encoding IS91 family transposase gives MAKPAFEVADIVRVQGVRFLEKHGSSLNFEQHKAFRAIRACRTAALGGHLDYCSGCGQYEKHSYNSCRNRNCPKCQAGLRQRWIAKREREVLGVPYFHVVFSVPHELNVLVRDNQRSFYNLLFSATSKTAREVAADPKWLGAEIGILSTLHTWGQNLQTHPHIHCVIPQGGLAPDHKTWIHPRYRFFVPVKVLSKVFRGKFLDGLIQLYRKKKLRLAGPAACLQDEKCFATLIRQLYNKSWVVYAKPAFGGPTQVIRYLGTYTHRVAISNHRIKNFDGEKVTFLWKDYAHESRQGAMALDGAEFLRRFFSHVLPKGFVRIRQFGFLANRFRARRIELCRELIGDPVKPSQTSGPEQVPNPELREPTAWRCPLCGARMITVRIFRPGEWCSRGDFSDEKIRSAA, from the coding sequence ATGGCCAAGCCCGCATTTGAGGTTGCCGATATTGTTCGGGTTCAAGGCGTTCGATTCCTCGAAAAACATGGATCGAGCCTGAACTTCGAACAACACAAAGCGTTTCGTGCCATCAGAGCTTGCCGCACCGCCGCGCTCGGGGGGCACCTGGATTATTGTTCCGGTTGCGGCCAGTACGAGAAGCATTCGTACAACAGTTGCCGGAATCGGAATTGCCCGAAATGCCAGGCCGGATTGCGTCAGCGCTGGATCGCAAAACGGGAACGTGAGGTTTTGGGCGTTCCCTATTTTCATGTGGTCTTCTCTGTACCGCACGAGCTCAATGTCCTGGTGCGGGATAATCAGCGTTCGTTTTACAACCTTCTGTTTTCGGCAACTTCGAAAACAGCACGGGAGGTCGCAGCCGATCCCAAGTGGCTTGGTGCCGAGATCGGGATTCTCAGCACCCTGCATACGTGGGGACAGAACCTCCAGACGCACCCTCATATCCATTGCGTGATTCCGCAAGGCGGACTTGCGCCCGACCACAAAACATGGATTCATCCGCGCTACCGGTTTTTTGTCCCCGTCAAGGTTTTGTCGAAGGTGTTCCGCGGAAAGTTTCTCGATGGATTGATACAACTCTACCGCAAAAAGAAATTGCGGCTGGCTGGGCCGGCGGCTTGCCTGCAGGACGAGAAGTGTTTCGCGACCCTGATCCGGCAGTTATACAACAAGTCATGGGTCGTATATGCCAAACCGGCATTTGGCGGTCCCACACAGGTGATCCGTTATCTGGGAACGTACACACATCGGGTGGCAATCTCCAATCACCGGATCAAAAACTTTGACGGCGAGAAGGTGACGTTTCTCTGGAAAGATTATGCCCACGAGAGCCGCCAAGGGGCGATGGCACTGGATGGCGCCGAGTTCTTGCGCCGTTTCTTTTCGCACGTGCTGCCGAAAGGTTTCGTGCGTATTCGGCAATTTGGATTTCTTGCGAATCGATTCCGTGCGAGGCGGATTGAGCTCTGCCGCGAGCTGATCGGCGATCCCGTGAAACCGAGCCAAACCTCGGGACCGGAACAGGTCCCGAATCCCGAGTTGCGCGAACCCACGGCATGGAGGTGCCCATTGTGCGGCGCCAGAATGATCACGGTGCGGATCTTCAGGCCCGGAGAATGGTGTTCCCGGGGAGATTTTTCTGACGAGAAAATACGTTCAGCAGCGTGA